A section of the Jaculus jaculus isolate mJacJac1 chromosome 6, mJacJac1.mat.Y.cur, whole genome shotgun sequence genome encodes:
- the LOC123461542 gene encoding transcription factor BTF3 homolog 4-like: protein MESGTATLGVSVLIPQETIKRTAIFSSSTLLERIAQFLSQGPIWGKGTVCTKKKVVHRTATDDDQKLQSSLKKTNLVVNNTAGTEEVNMIKDDRTVTHFNNPKVQAPLSANTFAITLAEAKPIIEMLPRVLSQLGAGSLTSLGKLDEQFPPKQVLESKAPKPEDNDEEEGD from the exons ATGGAAAGTGGTACAGCCACGCTGGGTGTCAGCGTGTTGATTCCTCAAGAAACTATCAAGAGAACTGCTATATTCTCCAGCTCTACTCTTTTGG AAAGAATAGCCCAATTTCTGTCTCAGGGACCGATATGGGGCAAAGGTACAGTTTGCACAAAGAAGAAAGTGGTGCATAGAACAGCTACAGATGATGACCAAAAGCTCCAGAGTTCTCTAAAAAAAACCAACCTGGTTGTAAATAACACAGCTGGTACTGAAGAAGTGAACATGATCAAAGATGATAGAACAGTTACTCATTTCAACAATCCCAAAGTCCAAGCACCCCTCTCTGCGAATACTTTTGCAATTACTTTGGCAGAAGCCAAACCAATTATAGAAATGCTTCCTCGAGTATTAAGTCAGCTTGGGGCTGGCAGCTTAACAAGCCTTGGAAAGTTAGATGAACAGTTCCCACCAAAGCAAGTGTTGGAGAGCAAAGCACCAAAACCAGAGGACAATGATGAAGAGGAGGGTGACTGA